The Augochlora pura isolate Apur16 chromosome 4, APUR_v2.2.1, whole genome shotgun sequence genome segment TTCGGTGTAGTCGGCCCGTCTGCACGCCTCCGTGTCGTCGCACCGTCTACCGTACCGTCGTGTGGACGTACTCCCACCCTTCAAACGTATTAGGACACCTGCTTATTTCGTACAAAtcgtaatatttctatatttctaataatgtaCAAATTGTTTGTCGGGTTGTCTatgtttattgaattttctgtAAGTGTTCCGATACCATTGGAGGGGGGATGTACATTCGCGTGAAGTCAACCGCTCCTCCGTCTTCGGTCGCCCGCGGCATACGATTAGTCCGAGAAGAGCGCGCAGTAGGCAGCGACTACACCGACGAAGTCCGCGCGGCACTCGTCGACGTCGGCCACGACCTCGACGTAGAGACGCTGTCTCTCGTTGTTTCCTCGTTTTCGCTACTAACACGTTAACATCTTTTTTCCTCCATGGACGCTGCTCATTATCTCGGACTTGGGTCGACGATGGATCATCAACGACCTCGGAATCCTCTCCAAAACCGAATCCTAAACGCGACCTCGCATCTTCGCCGCGGCGCTAAATCGAAATGTCTGCCGGCGTACTCCTTCCAATTGTTTCGACTCGTCGATCCGCCTCGGTCCACCATTGATCCACCATTGAtccgcgcgcgattcgttACGGTATTACGGGCGGCCGTGTTGGGTGCTCGCGCGCGATAAATCGACTGTCACGACCGCGCGCAGGACTCTTCcggcgacgaggacgagggGATGGACGAGTCGGAAAACCACGAGGAAGGCTCCCTTGGACGGCATGGCGGTCACGCGACAAGAAACGGCCTTGCGTCCGCAACGCTTCCTGTACGAGTCACGTCTACTCTTTCGGTAAACGCGGATCCCACGCTCCACGCCACGCTCTTGTCCTCCGCTCTTCTGCCCTCTTGCCTCCCGCGTTCTCCAAGTCTCCGCTTTCCGCTTTCCAATCCCGGATCGCCGAGGATCCGAACCGCTCGACCGTTCGGGCCGCGCGGCCACGCTACACAGCATCGCATCGCACCGCATCGCATCGCACCGCACCGCATTGTACCTTTATCTCCACCCCCTCGTGTAACAtcgatcgcgttcgatcgcgcgcggcgcgcgaatCGAGGGAAGCGTCGTCTCGTAGCGCGTTCGGATCCTCTTCTCTCGATCGGTACGACCGTCGCTGTACAGATTCTGTTCGTTTACCATGCTTCTCGCGTCCTTGTTATTACGGTGTCTTGTCGAGAATCTACCGCGTCCAGAATCTCGCGACGGTTTTTACCGGTTTCTACCGACCTTGAGTCGCGCTCGCCTGGTGAGGAGACGCGAACTTTATATGAATCTATTTCAACGCTATTCGATCGCAGTACACTAAGCTATGCAATAAATTCTCGCAGATGGTCCCTCGGCTTGTAAACGAAAATTGGACAGGGTCGGAGGAAGAGCGATACTTGTTGACAACGGAGAGATCATGTCTTCTCTTGTctcccaaattgtccatttttggtTCACGAGCTGAGGGACAAAAtttgagagaatttactgcaCCACGCCACCGCATTGTCTATGCAACCTTACGATACGTGTTgtctgtttctttttccagCATTCTATGAAGCAGTCGATCCCGGTGAAAGGTACGTTTCGCACGGCCGTAAAACGCCGCGCTTCCCGTCCGATAGTTCTCCTGCGGGATTTCAACGATCGATCGGGTTTTCCTTTCGCGGAGGAAGGCAATGCATCGCCGTACGGGGTTCGCGCCGCGCTTGTCCGCCGGCTGCCGGCCATCGATTTTTCGCGTTGCCGCGAGCATGTGCCGTTAACACGCGGCTTGCTCGTCCGCATCGTACGTGCAGAACCGGACAGTCTGTTCGAGTACGAGGTTGCGGGATTCGTGGCTCTCGCCGCGAAACTATCGACGTTTTTCGCCGCACATGCATAGGCGCAAGGGCAAGGACCTTGACGGTGACGAACTTTCCGCTACCGCGCGACAACATTTTCGAAACTGCTCTTTCTCCGCAGCACCGTGTCCACCGCCTGTTCGCGGTCTTTTCCATCGTTTCCCGCACTTTTATTCGTTGTCGTCGCCGTTGTCCTTCGTTGTTCCCTCTGCCCGCGCCTGTGCCTGTGCCTTCACCCTCGTCTTTACCTTTGTCTCGGAATCGATCCGCGGAGGTGAAGCGAGGCTAGGCGAGGTCACAGCTCTCTCTCGCATCGTTCGTCATGAAGTTCGATCCGTTGAGTTATTGCTTCGGGAAGAAAAATAGGGTAACCAACGGGGACGACGGGAGCGAGGAGGACTCGCGATCATCACCGGAATGGATCGGACACGGTAACGTTCCGCGTTTCGCGACCGGTAGGGGTAGCTAAGAGATTCGTCGgatcgctctctcgctctcgtgGCCCGCTTAAAAGATCTCTTGCTTAACGTGTCGTTTGCAGCGGGCTCCAATAGGCAATTGTCGCGGCCGACGAGTCGACCGACCAATATAATGCCACCTGCCACGCCAGTCAACGGACACGGCGATACGGTGACCGGCTTGACGGCGCGGCGGGAACTCGAAAACATACCGCCGACGCCTACAACCGGCCCGGTTCCCTTCAACGTGAACGCCCAGGGGAAACCGAAGCAACAGCAGCtgcaacaacagcagcagcaacaacaacaacagcagcaacagatACAGACTCAGCAGCAAGCTCAGGTGGAGAACGGTCGAGGCAGACGCTCGAACGTTGTCAAAGAAGTCGAAAGATTAAAGAAGAACAGGGAGGAGAGAAGACAGAGGCAAGCCGAGTTgaaggaggagaaagaggcTATGATGAATTTGGATCCGGGCAATCCGAATTGGGAGTTCCTCGCAATGATAAGGTCGGTGGAGTCTCCGTGTTTCCTCGATGCCGGTTTAACATCCTTTTGAGAGTTGTTAAGGGGTTCGTTATCGTTTTTGTTTCGCAGGGAGTATCAGAACAGTATAGACTTCAGACCGTTGCGGGACACGGACTCCGTCGAGGACCATCAGATCACGGTGTGCGTGAGGAAACGTCCGCTGAACAAGAAAGAGTGCGCACGCAAGGAGGTCGACGTGATCAGTGTGCCCAGCAAGGATCAAATGGTGGTGCACGAGCCGAAGGCCAAAGTCGATCTGACCAAATACTTGGAGAACCAGATATTTCGATTCGATTACGCGTTCGATGAGACCTGCAACAACGAGATCGTCTACAAGTACACCGCCAAACCGCTGGTGCAGACCATTTTCGAGGGTGGCATGGCCACGTGCTTCGCCTACGGCCAAACGGGTAGCGGGAAGACCCACACCATGGGCGGCGATTTTAACGGAAGGACACAGGACTGCAAGAAAGGCATATACGCGATGGTCGCCAAAGACGTGTTCAAGTGTCTAAAACTGACCAAATACCGGCCTTTGAATCTAGTTATATCTGCCAGTTTCTTCGAAATCTATTCCGGCAAAGTGTTCGATTTGTTGGCGGACAAAGAGAAGCTCAGGGTCTTGGAGGACGGGAAACAGCAAGTTTGTTCTCATTCtagttctctctttttcgatCGTTGCTCGTTTAGCGAGCGAACAGTCGCCTCGATTCGCCGACGATAACCATTTTCTCTCCGGTTTACGTTTCAGGTGCAAATCGTCGGATTAACGGAGAAAGTCGTCGAGACCTGCGACGAAGTACTGAAGCTGATCCAACACGGGAACAGTGCCAGAACGAGCGGCCAGACCAGCGCAAATTCAAATTCTTCACGTTCGCACGCGGTCTTTCAGATTATAGCACGAACGCCGGGCACGCACAGGGTTCACGGCAAATTTTCTCTGATCGATCTCGCTGGTAACGAAAGGGGAGCCGATACATCCTCCGCCAACAGACAAACTCGTGAGTCGAAGGTTGAAATATTCGGTCGTCTCATAAGTTCGTGCCGTGAATGTGTTCACAGTTGTTTACATGTTTAATTGATTTCGTAaaggaaatttttcttttggaCGACAAGCACGTTCTAGCCGCGCAACTGACGAGATGTCTGAAATTTTGATTAGTCCAAAATTATCTGTTCGCAGATACTTAGAATCGTCAATCCAACtttctacgatttctttcattaattgttttcttttttttaggAATGGAGGGCGCAGAGATCAACAAGTCGCTGTTAGCTTTAAAGGAGTGCATCCGAGCACTGAGTCGCAAAGGCACGCATTTGCCGTTCAGAGCGAGCAAGTTGACCCAGGTGCTAAGGGACAGTTTCATCGGCGAGAAGTCCAAGACTTGCATGGTAATCTCAACGCTGATCGTGTGCCCACGTTACGCGTACGTCGATAGTGTGCTTGTAAAAATGGATCGTAATCGTTTTCGTTCGCAGATTGCCATGATCAGTCCGGGAATGAGTTCTTGCGAGCACTCGTTGAATACTCTGAGGTACGCCGATCGCGTCAAGGAGCTAGCGGCGACCGATCCTACGGAAATGAAAGTATCACCGACGGACGAAGATCGAGAGCCAACTATCGACGAACAGTCCAACACTAGCGTTCTGTCGGACAGCGATTTGGCGCAGCTTCGTTCCCTCAACGTTAGTTCCACTCCTTCTGTAAAACAGTCGTCGTCGCGGTTATCTTACCGTATCTCATTTCTTGAtggtgaatatttttcaggaaGGTGAGATTTCCCAGGATCTGTATACCTTCCACGAGGCCGTGTCGGCGTTGCAGCTGCTGGAAGAGGAAGTTCTGGATACGCACAAAATGGTCATTGAAAATACCACCGGGTTTCTCAATGACGCTCGTACCGTATTTAGCGCGACGCACGAAGTCGATTACGACCAAGAAGGTAAGTTTCGACGATTACACACGTACCTTCTCGATTGTCGATGCTCGGGTTCCGCCGCGACCGTTTCCGCATGGCTCTATCTATTTTCGTTTCCGACAAGCAAGCGTGTTTCCCGTTTCCTATCGGTCAAATTCTTTGTTTGTGGCTCGGAATGCTTCGTTGCATGGACTGTTCTATCGATCGCGCGGGGCTTCTACGCGTACGCGTTTGCTCTATCGATCGGCGTCGACGAACCGGTCGATGCGAAACGTGAACGTTCCGTTTGCGCGGGTCTAAGAGGAAACAGGATGGGTGGAGGGCAGAGGGCGGAAGGCGATCAGGGTACGGCATGATCGACTATGAAATTTTGCAACAGATTCGCGCGGTAAAGGTAAGGCATATGCGAGCTGCACGTTAAAATGGAACCGGAATTACGGCAGAACGGCGACTACTACGACTACGACTACGGATACCACTACGGACACGGATACGGACACGGATACAACTGAGGCAACCAGTACTACCGCGACTCGTGCCTCCTCCACTCGAAATAAGGCGGTACCAGTCCATAGAGTTGCCTACGTCGCATCGCAAAATTACGGGCGGGCCGAGCCGGGCGAAATCATTGATGAAACTACAATGGATTCGTTAAAGAGCCCTTGGAAGGAAGTCACGGACTATAATATGGACGATGACTCGTGGGATATTACCGACCACGGATCGAACGAATCCCTGGTTCGAAACGCCAACAGCCCGGCATCGTTGAACAACAAGAACAACATATTTTCGATCGCCTTGCGCGTGTCTAGAAAGAGCGACGGTCGAGGAACGAACACGGACCGAAAGTGTTCGCGGGTCGGATCGTTCAGCCGACGGTTCTCGACCGGAAGCAAGAACGCTTCGTCCAAGTATCACTGGTCCGGTCGGTTTAACGATCGCGCGAGAAAGTATTCGAATTTCCGTCACTTCGACAACGGAAACAAAGGCGACAGCCGTGACGCCGGCGACAGCGGCACCGATTACAATTACAACTTGGAGACGCTCGATACGGACAAGCCGTCGAGAAAAACGAAACTGGTTTCCTACGATGAATCGGACCTCGACGTTCGAAACAACAGCAACGAAAACGTGGGAAGCTACGGCGATCGAAAAGCCGGAATCGGTGTCACGGCGGTTAACGAGCTCGACGCGACGCCTCGGGAAGGAGACCGTTCCCGTCGTCTGTCCTTCATCGTCGACGACCGCGAATCGTCCGCGTTCCGCGAAATCGATCGAAACGATCAAGACGCGCCTCTTTCGAAATCCTGCCGTTCGGCACGCGGTTCGCTTTACCTCGACTCCTTGAGATTCTTGTTGACGCTCGTGAAGAACCTTATATTTTTCTCCATATTGCCCACCGCGTACGTGGCTTTCTTCTTTTACGTGAACGAAACGCAAGGACAGTAACGGGGAAGGCTCGATCATTCCAAACGTCCGCGAGCACTATTTTAAGAACTGATCTATTTTTTAACGTATAACGATTATTCCactagtattatatataatatcgacGTATTGTATCTATGTACGGCTGTCACATTCGCGTGTCTCTCCGTTCGCGTCCAGACGACACGTCCCctgtaaatcaatttaatccGAGCAGTTTCGTAAACGTGCAAAGACACGCGGCCAAAATTGTGAACCATTGACGCGGCCTTGTGAATCGTCGTCGATCGCGCTTCATCGCCTATCAGCGTCCAGAGTACGTCGACTCACGTGTTCTAGTTACAGCGCCTAGACATTGTTCGTAATCCGCTTGTCACGATTCACGATCCTGTTTCCGACAAAAAAAAGACAAGAAGGGACACGGCACACGGGAGCGTAACGGGGAGCGAAGCGCATATTCCAATGCAAGATTTCGTGGTGGACGACAATGTTGTCTCCGTGATTCCGTACGGGCGACGATCGTTACTTTGTAGATAATCGTAAGGAGAGCCAACCGAGCGACAACTTTTTTCACCGTAACGTCACGAACCATTGCAGATTTCAGACGGAAAAGAGCAAAGTTTGAGTCGCCCTACCCAAGGAGGTTCTCGTTGAGTAGACGTCTGATAGAGAGAATACAATTTTCCGACGGtacgaaattcattaatttgtcTCTCGCAATCACCGAGGTCATTTATCGAACAAATCAATGCGCCGCTTGTCTTAATCcaaagcagcagcagcggcggcggcgttagTAATACTAATCGTCATTGTCCGGGAATAGACGCGGAAATATCGGGCTGGATAAAAtccgaaaaaaaataatcctACGTCGCGGCAGGGTGGACGGCTCAACTTTTCGTCTTGCCGTCGAACGTGTGCGCCGCCTGCAAATCGGCTGTGACCGTCGTTTATCCAGACCACGTGTTTCTCGAGCGAATCCTAAAATCGATCGATTCACGCGGATCCGAAACGTTACAAAGGCTGTTGTCGcttgaaataaatcttatttttgTGGATACGCAATCTAACGGTGCATACTGTGTTTTCTTCGCACTAATTCTAGAAAATAACCGACGAGACGGACTCGCACGCGAGCGGGGGCCGCCCGCGGAGAGTCCATCTCGTTGTCTCGTCATCCACGCAGTCTCGCCTTACCGCATTGTTTCCTGTCGCACTGGTGACACGACTAACCGACCGATCGGTACGCGGCCGGCCGATTCGCCGCGACAACTCGCTTGCGTTCACGCAAATTCATGGAACATTTCGACCTCACAATCGCGGATCACTAATCCTCTAATCGATCATTAGTCAACACCGCTGATCGAGGAGTTCCCGAGTGCCGGCTATTGAAAGCGTTTTGTCTGTTGCAGCGTATGCCCAAAAATGGGAACAGCTACTGGTTCAGCAGCGCGACACCTTGAACGTCGCAATAGATCAAGTGAGTCAGTTTCGCGGACAGCTGTTGCAAGAGGAACAGATCAGCCAGAAGATGACGCGAACTCGTAACCTGCGACACAACTAAACCCCGGATCCTTTCACGAGACACagagtgtgtgagagagagagaccgttaAACAGCAGAACAGAGTGGGTTAAAAGCACAGACAGGGAGGCAAAACAGATGCTTTTAGGCGTTTCTCAACACACGAAAATCCTTCATTCGCTTTTCATCCGAGCATATCCCACTTTTTTCACAAATACGTCGTCAATCGTGCTACTATATCCCCCGACGTGATATCGTACTAATTTAACAAGGACGTAACTTCTAATCCGGGTCTATCGGTACCTTGATATCGCCGCGCGTACTCGCAGAagcgcgcgacgcgcgcggaaacACTGTCGCAAGAATAATATCGAAACCACCTTTTATTCTAGCTCGTTGAACGATCCTTCTTGCCATCGcgctatttaattattcgtcgtACCGGCCAATTCGAAAACCTCGCTACAAGCAGCGACGTCCGACTTAAGTTAAGAGCCGTTAGACGGTGGATTTTCGGGGCACATCGCTCTGCACGCGAGAACGTGAAGCGATTAAATACACACGACGCGACGAACGCGCGATGCtgcaacaaaaaaagaaaaaaaaaagaaaccgcgGAACTGCAGAGAAACGCGAAGCGACGAGCGTCCACGACAAGAGTCCACGCATAAGAATGATGAATAAAAACTAAATGGTTCGTAAACGTTACCTTTTACGTTGATTCTGTTAAAGCACACGCCCTGCTTAGTCGCGATGGATCGATCAACAACGACCCATGTCGAGAACGTAATCAGTGGAAATTCTGCCCGAGGATTTATCGTTAACAGTAATCGACACGATTAAGTTAATCGACTCTTCTTCCcttgttctttctttctttctttcatagTACCTCGCAGTTTCATCGTTTCATTTGGATCTGTACTTTTCTCCTGCTttcgccgtgccgcgcgcgagttctatttcaaaaatcgGAGCGATTCCGCGGACAACGTTTCTCCATCGTCGTGGACGTTGATGTTTCCGTTGGCGAACCACCGAGAACGAACACACGCGGTTCCGTTGCTATTCAGAGAAACATCGCGAGTTCTTTCCGCCTCTAAACAATCTCGTCCGAAGTAAAGTGAACTCGGTACAGTGGTCGGAGATATGTATATCAAACGAGTGTGAGAAGGCAAGCAAAAAGGGTACTAGAGAAAGCGATCGAATGCTAACAAACTCTCAAAGTGGTAAACAGTCTATTCGCGTTGTTGGTAAagtatgatttttatagaaatatatttatataggtAACAGCGTCGTTGCAACGCATATTTGTGtatagagagagtgagagagaaagcgagcgagcgaaagagagagagagagagatatgaaGGAGAGGGGCTTGTGCGTATGTGTACACtaatgtgtgtgtgtgagcgTGAGAAAAAGAGACTCGAACATTTGTCGTATCGAACGCAAAATTTCTGTTCACTTATGATACGTATTAAAACTGAAACCGCTTTAAAAATGGTAAGAACTCATTCCTCTTGTATATTTATCTTCAGCAAAGCACCATCGATATGTTTTGTACCACCAAGAGCGCCAGGAGCATTCGCAAATGCAAGTAGACCGTGGTCTATTCTACACTGTTAAAGCAAACCGTACAATTCAGAATGAACCAACAAcgaattccaaaataatacgTTTATTAAAAGCCGCGTACATATTTACAGACGGACATCGCAATAGTCTTGACCAGCAAGCGACAATTGCGAGGGCTTATCATCGTATCAACAAGATTAATCTCATCGATTAGGAGCGCGTGAACGCGCTCGCAGAATTATAATTAGGTCGGCCGACGAGTCATCGCGTTTTTTCGTCCGTAGATGGCGATACAGAAAAACGCGACGACTTATTAGCCGATCCAATAGATCTCGTTACCAAAAACGTTCCTGCGTCGCGGAACCGACTCTAGGCGCGAAGAAAAACCTGGACGAAAATCACGTGCGCGCTACCCAGCTGTGTCCCAGGTGGACACGGATCGATAGGCAAAAAAACTatcgaatcgaaataaaaatgattttaccCTGTGGAGAAGCAATTACCAGGTTCGAACGCGCGTGATTCCGATTTCAAACGAACCTCTCTGGGCGCCGATTCGGTCCCGCGACGTACCCCGACCGTCTTTCGGCAACGTGTACACATGCACAGCGTTATtccttattataaaatcatcaCAGTCTTTCGTCGAATTTCGTACTGTACATGCTCGTCCGCGTACATCGATTTCTAGTACAAGCGACAGAACGTAGCGGAAATTAGTGGAAGCATTAAATTCCGGCGAACGGAGGTAAAGATATACTTTTGTAAAGTCGAAGTCGCGAGTATATCGAACATCCTTCTATACTCGTTAATCGACGAAATTCGCTATTCTTCTTTGGTCTATAAAATACTTGAACGGGGACGACTGGCACGGAGAACGATCTTTGCTCAATCGTCACTGAAGGCGTCCGAGAGGTCGCTGACTTCCTCGGTGTCGATTGTTCTACTTCTCTCTGGGAAAAATGAATCTTGGCTAAGAGCGGGCACTTGTCTAGAAAACTCGCTGGTGGCCCATAAGAACAGATCGAGCGTTTGCTCGGTACACTCTGCTATAAATCGAATGAACGGCCGCACGTATCCCGTGTTCGCGATCTCCAGATTCTCGTAGTACGTGTGCCGATGCTGTTTGTGAATGATAACGGGCGGATATCCAGCCTGCATGAGGATCATGTTCATCAACAATCGTGACGTTCTGCCGTTCCCATCCGAGAAAGGATGTATGCACACCAACTTGTAGTGCGCCAAAGCCGCGTACCTGCCgtagcagcaacagcaacggTGTTGACAGCGGATAGTCGCAGCAGCGGCGGCAACAGCAACATGAAGAATAAGAAAGAACTGCGTTAGTCGAGGTACCAACAAGAATCCTTGGACAGAAGATGATTTCCTACCTAACAGGATGCATCCGAATGGCGGTTTCGCTATTCAACCAGAGGATAAATTCCTCCATCAGATAGTGTATGTCGCCGGGTCCTGGCGGCACGTGGCCGCCGACGTAAACCTGGGTGCGACGGAACTGGCCGCCTTGGACCGGGTCCACGTGTCCCAAAACGCGCTTATGTATCTCTAATATGTCTTTGATCGAGATCGAGCCGACCCTGTTGACCAACGTGGCGTTAATGTACTTCATGGCCGCGTCCAGACCCAAGATCTCGTTGTGCTCGTCGATGCTTTTGCCGGCTACCGCGGTGCGCGTCTCCACGATGGCCCTGGTTTGCGCCAGGTTC includes the following:
- the Klp10a gene encoding kinesin-like protein 10A isoform X3, producing MTMDHGMCDIQTGYSINIKRTDGRVHSAVVSGVSWEQRTVTVEWFERGETKGKEVEIDAILALNPELLNQKAMAPPQATPVNNHSVPSSRARHSMKQSIPVKAGSNRQLSRPTSRPTNIMPPATPVNGHGDTVTGLTARRELENIPPTPTTGPVPFNVNAQGKPKQQQLQQQQQQQQQQQQQIQTQQQAQVENGRGRRSNVVKEVERLKKNREERRQRQAELKEEKEAMMNLDPGNPNWEFLAMIREYQNSIDFRPLRDTDSVEDHQITVCVRKRPLNKKECARKEVDVISVPSKDQMVVHEPKAKVDLTKYLENQIFRFDYAFDETCNNEIVYKYTAKPLVQTIFEGGMATCFAYGQTGSGKTHTMGGDFNGRTQDCKKGIYAMVAKDVFKCLKLTKYRPLNLVISASFFEIYSGKVFDLLADKEKLRVLEDGKQQVQIVGLTEKVVETCDEVLKLIQHGNSARTSGQTSANSNSSRSHAVFQIIARTPGTHRVHGKFSLIDLAGNERGADTSSANRQTRMEGAEINKSLLALKECIRALSRKGTHLPFRASKLTQVLRDSFIGEKSKTCMIAMISPGMSSCEHSLNTLRYADRVKELAATDPTEMKVSPTDEDREPTIDEQSNTSVLSDSDLAQLRSLNEGEISQDLYTFHEAVSALQLLEEEVLDTHKMVIENTTGFLNDARTVFSATHEVDYDQEDSRGKGKAYASCTLKWNRNYGRTATTTTTTTDTTTDTDTDTDTTEATSTTATRASSTRNKAVPVHRVAYVASQNYGRAEPGEIIDETTMDSLKSPWKEVTDYNMDDDSWDITDHGSNESLVRNANSPASLNNKNNIFSIALRVSRKSDGRGTNTDRKCSRVGSFSRRFSTGSKNASSKYHWSGRFNDRARKYSNFRHFDNGNKGDSRDAGDSGTDYNYNLETLDTDKPSRKTKLVSYDESDLDVRNNSNENVGSYGDRKAGIGVTAVNELDATPREGDRSRRLSFIVDDRESSAFREIDRNDQDAPLSKSCRSARGSLYLDSLRFLLTLVKNLIFFSILPTAYVAFFFYVNETQGQ
- the Klp10a gene encoding kinesin-like protein 10A isoform X7, with the protein product MTMDHGMCDIQTGYSINIKRTDGRVHSAVVSGVSWEQRTVTVEWFERGETKGKEVEIDAILALNPELLNQKAMAPPQATPVNNHSVPSSRARHSMKQSIPVKAGSNRQLSRPTSRPTNIMPPATPVNGHGDTVTGLTARRELENIPPTPTTGPVPFNVNAQGKPKQQQLQQQQQQQQQQQQQIQTQQQAQVENGRGRRSNVVKEVERLKKNREERRQRQAELKEEKEAMMNLDPGNPNWEFLAMIREYQNSIDFRPLRDTDSVEDHQITVCVRKRPLNKKECARKEVDVISVPSKDQMVVHEPKAKVDLTKYLENQIFRFDYAFDETCNNEIVYKYTAKPLVQTIFEGGMATCFAYGQTGSGKTHTMGGDFNGRTQDCKKGIYAMVAKDVFKCLKLTKYRPLNLVISASFFEIYSGKVFDLLADKEKLRVLEDGKQQVQIVGLTEKVVETCDEVLKLIQHGNSARTSGQTSANSNSSRSHAVFQIIARTPGTHRVHGKFSLIDLAGNERGADTSSANRQTRMEGAEINKSLLALKECIRALSRKGTHLPFRASKLTQVLRDSFIGEKSKTCMIAMISPGMSSCEHSLNTLRYADRVKELAATDPTEMKVSPTDEDREPTIDEQSNTSVLSDSDLAQLRSLNEGEISQDLYTFHEAVSALQLLEEEVLDTHKMVIENTTGFLNDARTVFSATHEVDYDQEAYAQKWEQLLVQQRDTLNVAIDQVSQFRGQLLQEEQISQKMTRTRNLRHN
- the Klp10a gene encoding kinesin-like protein 10A isoform X4, with the translated sequence MKFDPLSYCFGKKNRVTNGDDGSEEDSRSSPEWIGHAGSNRQLSRPTSRPTNIMPPATPVNGHGDTVTGLTARRELENIPPTPTTGPVPFNVNAQGKPKQQQLQQQQQQQQQQQQQIQTQQQAQVENGRGRRSNVVKEVERLKKNREERRQRQAELKEEKEAMMNLDPGNPNWEFLAMIREYQNSIDFRPLRDTDSVEDHQITVCVRKRPLNKKECARKEVDVISVPSKDQMVVHEPKAKVDLTKYLENQIFRFDYAFDETCNNEIVYKYTAKPLVQTIFEGGMATCFAYGQTGSGKTHTMGGDFNGRTQDCKKGIYAMVAKDVFKCLKLTKYRPLNLVISASFFEIYSGKVFDLLADKEKLRVLEDGKQQVQIVGLTEKVVETCDEVLKLIQHGNSARTSGQTSANSNSSRSHAVFQIIARTPGTHRVHGKFSLIDLAGNERGADTSSANRQTRMEGAEINKSLLALKECIRALSRKGTHLPFRASKLTQVLRDSFIGEKSKTCMIAMISPGMSSCEHSLNTLRYADRVKELAATDPTEMKVSPTDEDREPTIDEQSNTSVLSDSDLAQLRSLNEGEISQDLYTFHEAVSALQLLEEEVLDTHKMVIENTTGFLNDARTVFSATHEVDYDQEDSRGKGKAYASCTLKWNRNYGRTATTTTTTTDTTTDTDTDTDTTEATSTTATRASSTRNKAVPVHRVAYVASQNYGRAEPGEIIDETTMDSLKSPWKEVTDYNMDDDSWDITDHGSNESLVRNANSPASLNNKNNIFSIALRVSRKSDGRGTNTDRKCSRVGSFSRRFSTGSKNASSKYHWSGRFNDRARKYSNFRHFDNGNKGDSRDAGDSGTDYNYNLETLDTDKPSRKTKLVSYDESDLDVRNNSNENVGSYGDRKAGIGVTAVNELDATPREGDRSRRLSFIVDDRESSAFREIDRNDQDAPLSKSCRSARGSLYLDSLRFLLTLVKNLIFFSILPTAYVAFFFYVNETQGQ